One window of the Prochlorococcus marinus XMU1411 genome contains the following:
- a CDS encoding flavin reductase family protein: MTLNLEAKKILLRKIPHGLFICGVRDEDKNEVNGFTASWVTQGSFTPPLVVMAVRAEGSSHEIIKSTNKFSLNVLKSDQKDLAAVFFKPQKALGGRFESVEFNLGELGLPILVDSVGGVECNVVGSVMHGDHTVFVGDVQSAYLNNDVDSLNLSSTGWNYGG; the protein is encoded by the coding sequence ATGACATTAAATCTAGAAGCAAAAAAAATCTTATTAAGAAAAATACCTCACGGATTATTTATTTGTGGCGTTAGAGACGAGGATAAAAATGAAGTGAATGGATTTACTGCAAGTTGGGTGACTCAAGGTTCCTTCACCCCACCATTAGTTGTAATGGCTGTTAGAGCAGAGGGTTCTAGTCATGAAATAATAAAGTCAACCAATAAGTTCTCATTAAATGTGCTCAAAAGTGATCAAAAGGATCTAGCAGCTGTTTTCTTTAAACCTCAAAAAGCATTAGGAGGTAGATTTGAATCTGTTGAATTTAATTTAGGTGAGCTTGGATTGCCTATTTTAGTTGATAGTGTTGGTGGAGTTGAATGTAATGTTGTTGGAAGTGTTATGCATGGAGACCATACCGTTTTTGTAGGAGATGTTCAATCTGCTTATCTGAATAATGATGTTGACTCACTAAATTTATCTTCAACTGGCTGGAATTATGGAGGTTAA
- the coaD gene encoding pantetheine-phosphate adenylyltransferase — MKILYPGTFDPLTNGHLDLIERAEKIFGNLVVAVLENTSKTPTFNLERRIIQIKNSLSHLSNIEVISYSGLTVDCANDLKANLILRGLRAMSDFEYELQIAHTNKSLNNDIETIFLSTNTNYSFLSSSLVKEVAKFGGEINHMVPPSVERDLKEYFK, encoded by the coding sequence ATGAAAATTCTTTATCCAGGTACATTTGACCCTTTAACAAATGGGCATCTTGATTTAATAGAAAGGGCTGAAAAAATATTTGGCAATCTAGTAGTTGCTGTTTTAGAAAATACTTCTAAAACACCCACATTTAATCTTGAAAGAAGAATAATACAAATAAAAAATTCTCTTTCTCATTTATCTAATATTGAAGTTATCTCTTATTCTGGTCTAACTGTTGATTGTGCAAATGATCTAAAAGCTAATCTTATTCTTAGAGGATTAAGAGCAATGAGTGATTTTGAATACGAACTTCAGATTGCTCATACAAATAAATCTCTTAATAATGATATTGAAACTATATTTTTATCGACAAATACAAATTATAGTTTTCTTAGTAGTTCATTAGTAAAGGAAGTTGCAAAATTTGGTGGTGAAATTAATCACATGGTACCCCCCTCTGTTGAGAGGGATTTAAAAGAATATTTTAAATAA